A single Osmerus mordax isolate fOsmMor3 chromosome 7, fOsmMor3.pri, whole genome shotgun sequence DNA region contains:
- the rassf11 gene encoding ras association domain-containing protein 8, producing the protein MEVKVSVDGIPRVVCGVTEKTTYQEVVVALAQSLGRPGRYTLKEKFKDFERSVTPSERLLESLEKYGQQARDVQLTLLHNGPSLWEGAARARGGRYLAGPTPLRSVDAGGRVRRDSTAPSLHRQSLPPISRLRQQADQPPEEMKRPKRKSLTLMEEAWGWLENLGRGSSQQSSRDKGSNKQEGVRNDSSLDVSVTVAKDVSVPRGLRSKTKSVKSGKSVEKQQISCCMRDQGKNRPNSTTGSCDENKEGKDGNVSPAHTDSNTGRTKVVDLINPSGASKIEEDKRKLKHIITLQQVSLQGLQAQITSTERQICELEAHQRAKKAGQEAQLKTIEEETEQLQFWENELKAEEGFEKDLQAQFLEMREKAVECKARLEEYKCKMAGLDLGRVQRTRPEGKEMAPTADLTTGSVESMDIPNKEVNQQRSSAACEVNTDRKLPPREDCNVPTALISTNQIKDPNASRANQLREWWTHWSEAQSPKPEAKHKVVHRSEITIHLGSTRV; encoded by the exons ATGGAGGTTAAGGTATCAGTGGATGGCATCCCTCGTGTGGTCTGTGGAGTCACAGAGAAAACAACCTACCAAGAAGTGGTGGTAGCCTTGGCTCAATCCCTTG gtcGCCCTGGCCGTTACACACTGAAGGAGAAATTCAAAGACTTTGAGCGCAGTGTGACACCCAGTGAACGACTCTTGGAGTCCCTGGAGAAGTACGGTCAGCAGGCCAGGGATGTCCAGCTCACCCTGCTACATAACGGACCTTCTCTCTGGGAAGGAGCGGCCAGGGCAAGAGGAGGAAGGTACCTAGCTGGCCCGACCCCGCTTAGGAGTGTCGATGCTGGGGGTCGGGTACGAAGGGACAGCACGGCCCCCAGTTTACACCGTCAAAGTCTACCGCCAATATCCCGCTTGCGGCAACAAGCAGACCAGCCGCCGGAGGAAATGAAACGTCCCAAAAGGAAGTCGCTGACACTGATGGAGGAGGCCTGGGGGTGGCTGGAGAACTTGGGCAGGGGTAGCAGCCAGCAGTCTAGCCGTGATAAGGGGAGCAACAAGCAGGAAGGCGTTAGGAATGATAGCTCTCTGGACGTGTCCGTTACCGTTGCCAAGGACGTGTCTGTCCCGAGAGGTCTGCGCAGCAAAACAAAAAGCGTAAAGAGCGGGAAATCAGTTGAGAAACAGCAAATCTCCTGCTGCATGAGAGATCAAGGCAAAAACAGACCAAATAGTACTACAGGCAGTTGTGACGAAAACAAAGAGGGCAAAGATGGCAACGTTTctcccgcacacacagacagcaacacTGGCAGAACAAAAGTCGTGGATCTGATTAACCCAAGCGGTGCCAGCAAGATTGAAGAGGACAAAAGAAAGCTAAAACATATCATTACACTGCAACAGGTTAGTCTGCAAGGCTTGCAGGCCCAGATAACGTCAACGGAAAGACAGATATGTGAGCTGGAAGCGCATCAGAGAGCCAAGAAAGCTGGACAGGAGGCTCAACTGAAAACGATAGAGGAAGAAACAGAACAGCTGCAATTCTGGGAGAACGAGCTGAAGGCAGAAGAGGGCTTTGAGAAAGACTTGCAGGCACAGTTCCTGGAGATGAGGGAGAAAGCTGTGGAGTGCAAGGCGAGGTTGGAGGAGTACAAATGCAAGATGGCCGGCCTTGATCTCGGTAGGGTTCAAAGAACAAGGCCAGAGGGAAAAGAGATGGCTCCAACCGCAGACCTCACAACCGGCTCTGTAGAGAGCATGGATATTCCAAATAAGGAAGTCAATCAGCAAAGATCAAGCGCAGCCTGTGAGGTAAATACAGACAGGAAGTTACCGCCCAGAGAGGACTGTAATGTTCCCACTGCTCTTATTTCTACAAATCAGATCAAGGACCCAAATGCCTCCAGGGCCAATCAGCTGAGAGAATGGTGGACACATTGGTCTGAAGCACAGAGCCCTAAACCAGAAGCTAAACACAAAGTCGTACATCGCTCAGAGATCACCATACATCTGGGCAGCACTAGGGTCTGA